The proteins below come from a single Rosa rugosa chromosome 2, drRosRugo1.1, whole genome shotgun sequence genomic window:
- the LOC133732386 gene encoding style cell-cycle inhibitor 1 → MGSDRKPEEKKKSRKRSSSSPAQDEGKGKRHRTVEDEDRKSRKSDKKDKKRSHKHSDKEKKTKDKHRSKHRRLNIEIQELSGDDYFSKNNEFSTWLKEEKEVFFSDLSAESARQLFSDFVKAWNKKKLESRYYEGIETAPRSAHNWKIKG, encoded by the exons ATGGGAAGCGACAGGAAaccggaggagaagaagaagagtaggAAAAGGAGCTCTTCTTCACCTGCACAAG ATGAGGGGAAAGGTAAGAGGCATAGAACAGTGGAAGATGAGGATAGAAAGAGCAGAAAGAGTGACAAGAAGGACAAGAAAAGATCACATAAGCATTCTGATAAAG AAAAGAAGACAAAGGATAAGCATAGAAGTAAACATCGCCGCTTG AACATTGAGATCCAAGAACTGTCCGGTGATGACTATTTCTCTAAGAACAATGAGTTCTCCACTTGGctgaaagaagagaaagaggtGTTCTTCTCTGATCTTTCTGCAGAATCTGCACGGCAACTGTTTTCAGACTTTGTGAAAGCTTGGAACAAGAAAAAGCTTGAATCCAGATACTACGAGGGGATTGAAACTGCACCCCGGTCTGCTCATAATTGGAAAATCAAAGGGTGA
- the LOC133728629 gene encoding pentatricopeptide repeat-containing protein At3g24000, mitochondrial, which produces MYSKFGRIGYARKVFDDIPERNEASWNTMMSSYVRVGLYSDSVRFFCEMVGCGVRPSGFVIASLVTACDKSGSMFCEGMQVHGFVVKLGLLCDVFVGTSVLHFYGTYGVVSNARKVFEEMPEKNVVTWTSLIVGYSNGGDLGEVMSIYKRMRREGVCCNDNTLAIVFSTCGALGDELLGQQVLGDVVKLGLQTSVSVANSLISMYGSFGNVGEACYVFDHMDERDTISWNSIISANVQNGLCEESLRYFHRMRHVNKEVNSITVSTLLGVCGSTDKLKWGRGIHGLVVKLGMESNVCVGNTLLSMYSEAGKSEDAELVFKRMIEKDIISWNSMLACYVQNEESQNALKHFAEMLRMRKAINYVTLTSALSACSNPEFVVEGKILHALAVIAGLQDNLIVGNALVTMYGKLSKTLEAAKVLQTMPKRDEVTWNSLIGSYAENKEPDEVITAFKLMRKEGTAANYITIINVLGAFLIPSDLLKHGMPIHAYIVLTGFESEKYVQSSLITMYAKCGDLNSSNSIFSGLTVKNSIAWNAIIAANANHGLEEALKLALMMRRAGVDFDQFSLSIALSVSADLAMLVEGQQLHGLVVKLGFDTDHYITNAAMDMYGKCGEMEDVLKMLPSPTIRSRLSWNIMISSFAKHGCFEKARESFHEMVSLGVKPDHVTFVSLLSACSHGGLVDDGLAYYNAMTTEFGVPPAIEHCVCVIDLLGRSGRLSEAENFIKEMPVPPNDLVWRSLLAACKIHRNLELGRKAADHLLELDPSDDSAYVLFSNVCASTGRWEEVENVRRQMGSRNITKRPACSWVKLKSEVSKFGMGEKSHPQTQQIYAKLGELMKMIREAGYVPDTSYSLQDTDEEQKEQNLWNHSERIALAFGLINTPEGSPVKVFKNLRVCGDCHSVYKHVSAVVGRKIILRDPYRFHHFSDGKCSCSDYW; this is translated from the coding sequence ATGTACTCGAAATTTGGTCGTATTGGATATGCACGCAAGGTGTTTGATGATATTCCTGAGAGAAATGAAGCTTCTTGGAACACGATGATGTCGAGCTATGTGAGAGTGGGGTTGTATTCTGACTCGGTTAGGTTCTTTTGTGAGATGGTTGGCTGTGGCGTTAGGCCGAGTGGGTTTGTCATTGCTAGTTTGGTTACTGCGTGTGATAAGTCTGGTTCTATGTTTTGTGAAGGAATGCAAGTCCATGGCTTTGTGGTGAAACTTGGGTTGTTGTGTGATGTGTTTGTGGGTACTTCTGTTTTGCATTTTTATGGGACCTATGGTGTTGTTTCGAATGCTAGAAAGGTGTTTGAGGAGATGCCGGAGAAGAATGTGGTTACTTGGACTTCTTTGATTGTTGGGTATTCTAATGGTGGAGATTTGGGAGAGGTAATGAGTATATATAAGCGTATGAGGCGTGAAGGAGTGTGTTGCAATGATAATACTTTAGCCATAGTGTTTAGTACTTGTGGGGCGCTGGGGGATGAGTTATTGGGTCAACAAGTTCTTGGAGATGTTGTGAAACTTGGACTGCAGACTAGTGTTTCTGTGGCAAATTCGCTCATATCCATGTATGGTAGCTTTGGTAATGTGGGTGAGGCGTGCTATGTATTCGATCACATGGATGAAAGGGACACAATCTCATGGAATTCTATTATTTCTGCTAATGTGCAAAATGGGCTTTGTGAAGAATCATTACGGTATTTTCATCGTATGCGGCATGTTAATAAAGAAGTGAATTCTATAACAGTTTCAACGTTGTTGGGAGTCTGCGGTTCCACAGATAAACTGAAGTGGGGCAGGGGAATTCATGGACTAGTGGTGAAACTGGGGATGGAATCAAATGTTTGTGTTGGCAATACTCTTTTAAGTATGTATTCTGAGGCTGGAAAATCTGAAGATGCTGAGTTAGTTTTCAAAAGAATGATAGAGAAGGATATAATCTCATGGAACTCCATGTTAGCATGCTATGTTCAGAATGAGGAGTCCCAAAATGCCCTCAAACATTTTGCTGAAATGCTGCGGATGAGAAAAGCAATAAATTATGTGACTTTAACAAGTGCATTATCTGCCTGTTCAAATCCAGAATTTGTAGTTGAAGGAAAGATTCTTCATGCTCTAGCAGTCATTGCAGGCCTACAAGACAATCTGATAGTAGGAAATGCATTAGTTACCATGTATGGAAAGCTTAGTAAGACGCTTGAAGCAGCGAAGGTGTTGCAAACAATGCCCAAGCGAGATGAAGTTACTTGGAATTCTCTCATCGGTAGTTATGCTGAAAACAAAGAACCAGATGAGGTAATTACAGCTTTTAAACTCATGAGAAAAGAAGGAACTGCAGCAAACTACATTACAATAATTAATGTTCTTGGTGCTTTCCTGATTCCTAGTGATCTACTAAAACATGGGATGCCCATCCATGCATACATAGTTCTAACAGGATTTGAATCAGAAAAGTATGTGCAGAGTTCCCTTATTACGATGTATGCTAAGTGTGGTGATTTGAACTCAAGTAATTCCATATTTAGTGGACTAACTGTCAAGAACTCCATTGCATGGAATGCAATCATTGCTGCAAATGCTAACCATGGCCTTGAGGAAGCTTTGAAACTTGCTTTGATGATGAGAAGAGCTGGAGTGGACTTTGATCAGTTCAGCTTATCTATCGCACTTTCTGTTAGTGCAGACCTGGCTATGTTGGTAGAAGGTCAGCAGCTTCATGGCCTGGTAGTTAAGCTTGGTTTTGACACAGACCATTATATTACAAATGCTGCGATGGATATGTATGGAAAATGCGGGGAGATGGAAGATGTTCTGAAGATGCTTCCATCACCAACCATTAGGTCACGATTATCATGGAACATCATGATATCATCGTTTGCCAAACATGGGTGTTTCGAGAAGGCTAGGGAGAGCTTTCATGAAATGGTAAGTCTGGGTGTGAAACCTGACCATGTCACCTTTGTCTCACTTCTCTCTGCGTGCAGTCATGGGGGTCTCGTGGATGATGGTCTTGCATACTATAATGCAATGACTACAGAGTTCGGTGTCCCACCAGCAATAGAACATTGTGTGTGCGTAATTGATCTTCTTGGGCGATCAGGAAGGCTTTCTGAGGCTGAAAACTTTATTAAAGAAATGCCAGTCCCCCCAAATGACCTTGTGTGGCGGAGCTTGTTGGCTGCATGTAAAATTCATCGCAATTTGGAATTAGGGAGGAAAGCAGCAGACCATCTTCTTGAGTTAGATCCATCAGACGATTCAGCTTATGTTCTTTTCTCAAATGTTTGTGCAAGTACTGGAAGATGGGAGGAAGTAGAGAATGTAAGGAGGCAAATGGGTTCGAGAAACATAACGAAAAGGCCAGCATGTAGTTGGGTCAAGTTGAAAAGTGAGGTGAGTAAATTCGGGATGGGAGAAAAGTCTCACCCACAGACACAGCAGATTTATGCCAAGTTGGGAGAGCTTATGAAGATGATTAGAGAAGCAGGCTATGTTCCTGATACAAGCTACTCCCTGCAAGATACCGATGAAGAACAGAAGGAGCAAAATCTTTGGAACCACAGTGAGAGAATTGCCCTTGCTTTTGGGTTGATCAATACTCCAGAAGGTTCACCTGTTAAGGTTTTCAAGAATCTTCGAGTCTGTGGTGATTGCCATTCTGTGTACAAGCATGTTAGCGCAGTAGTTGGGCGGAAAATCATATTGAGGGATCCATACCGGTTTCACCATTTCAGTGATGGCAAGTGTTCTTGTTCTGACTATTGGTGA